The genome window ATACCGCTACGACCTTCGCCTCCACCTCCAGTCAATACGACGTAGTGTTTGTGAGAATCATCAGAAGGAGGTTGTTCAATTCCAGTGGAATCATCATCAGCAGCAGCAGCAGATTTAGATTCCTCGTGATCTTTATCTTTGAGCTTGGATCTGACGTATTTGTACGGAACCCATGCGGCTCCGTAGAACGGAACACCGTATTTTTGCATATTTCTGGCATCGGCTTCCATTTCTGATCTCTCTTTTTTGACTACCTCTGTGAATTTTCAACTTAGCTTAAAAGCTTGGTAACGACGCGGGTAATATTTTAGTAGTTTTCATTAAATAGTgggaaaaataataagaaaaattctGTATATTCCAATCAAAAATCGACAACTGGACAAACATAAAAACTGCGGGAAAAAAAATAATAAGCGTAGACGTCATTTAACTATAGATAAAAACTCGTAATGGTCCTTAAACTAATTTGATCTCCATTTGGCTCTTTGGAATTTTATTTTGGTGCAATGGTAAGAGCAGATTGGGAGAATCAATTATAAAAAAGACCTTGAACCCTAAAacgtagatatatatttttcttaaatTGAGGTAGACATATATAATCTTCCCCGGATTTTGTTTTCCGGGGGAAAGAATTAAATGACTTTGATTAAGTGTAATTATGTATGATTAACAAAAATTAATTCTAATTGTGCGAGATTGGGTCCCACCAGGAAAATCGTTTGCCGGACTGGTCCTACACGGAAAATCGTTTTCGGACGGGACCCACACGGAAAATAGTTTTCCGGACAGTTTAAAATTCTATCCCTACCGATTCTCTTCCGCAAACACAATttcaaatctctctctctctctctctcttcttcctCACAAACTCGCCTCAGAGATCCCTCTCGTCTTCCTCACGAACTCTGGCTATTTCTTGCCAAAATTTGAAGCTCCGGTGAAATTCAGGCCATTCTCTTTCGTTCTTTGTCAACAATCCTTCATTCTCTTTTTCCAGAGACAAACAAGGTAATTTTTCGTAATTTTCTTTTATTCAAAAATTTATGGATTCAACGAATCCGGTATAGAATGTTCCTACTTGTTGGATTGTTGTTTTATATGTTGGATTGGTTTCTATGGTCCCGATTTTCGTTGGATTTTGACGTTTTCGTTTTTGGATTAGTGTGGTCCCCTTTTTTAAGTTTGATTTTGAAGTTTGATTTTCGCTTTTATTTAAATATAAGACTGTCCCAAGTGTTTGGTGATCATTGTTATGTTTTAAAAGTTTGGGGACCGAATTGTTTTTTAAGAAGTATGAGGATTTGATTGGAAATAAATTGAATTTATAAGGGTCTGGATGTAATTTTAAAGAAGTATGTGGACTTGGTTTTTTATTTCTTGTAAGTATAAGGTCTTTAGTGTTATTTTATAAATGTATGGGGACCTAATTGTATATACATACCGAAAGTATATGGATTTGATTGTTATTTAGTAGAAGTGTGTGGAAATTTTCTCGAAAACGTAAGGACCGAATTTTAAATTTGGAGAAGTACATTCAATTATAATTCAatctttatagattttgaaatgcgTTCATCAGTTCTTATTTTTTGTAAATTTTTATTTTAGAGActtgatttaattttttttatttacgtACTAGTTATTTATGGCGGAAAGATCCTCGTGGCTTTCGCATGGACCTCCTGATGGTGATATGTTGTGGATGCAGCCGAGTCATAGATCAGCTAACATATTTAGGTCCCGCTTGAGACGCGAGAAGATACTGAAAGTCAGAAGGGCAGACTCTTTTTTCTGGGTGTGTATGAATGATGGGCGATATTGTCCACCAAAAGTTATGGGCTACATAGAGAAGCTCGGGTTTCATTTGGCATCGACTATAGGTCATGTCAAGTACGACCATCATCTTGTGACGACATTGGACGAACGATGGAGGCCCGAGACTCACACCTTCCATTTCTCCATGAGGGAGGCCACCATCACTCTGCAGGACGTGGAGGTCTTGTTGGGCCTGCGTGTGGATGGTGATCCCTTACGGGATTTGATACACCTCCATTACAGATCGACACATATCTGATGGGATTGTTGGGCTTTCAGCCCGATAGATCAGGGACACCGATATTGCTCTCAAGCATTGGGGCTCATGTAGAGATGTTTCTCGGTGCTCCACCACATTCAGACATAGAGGCTCAGTAGAGGGCCTATTGTATTCTCGCCCCCTTGCTTGCGAGTTGCTTCTTACTCGACAAGAGTCAAAACAAGATTGATCTGATGCTGTTATAGAAGCTTAAGGATGTTGACATGTGTAGTAATTTGAGTTGGAGCAGCACTGTGCTTGCATATACATACCGCGGATTGTGCGACTCTGCCCTTATGAACGAGAAGGATTTCATTGGGTGCGGATTACTTCTACAGGTCTGGGCTTGGGAGAGGATTGTCAAGATCAGGGCTTCTTTTGGACCAGGGGTCGTACCACCGATGTTGCTTCTGTTAGCGGCAAAGTAAGTTTATGTAAATTTATCATTCTAGCTAAATTCCTAATTTATTTATGTTTTCGGATGGATGACGACTTTCAAATTATCGTAATGTTTTTATTAATGCAGGTGGTCGAAACCTTTGAGGAAAACGCACGTTGAAAGCAACTCGCTTGTTGCGTTTAAAGACTAGTTGTCC of Rutidosis leptorrhynchoides isolate AG116_Rl617_1_P2 unplaced genomic scaffold, CSIRO_AGI_Rlap_v1 contig75, whole genome shotgun sequence contains these proteins:
- the LOC139885078 gene encoding serine/threonine-protein phosphatase 7 long form homolog, encoding MAERSSWLSHGPPDGDMLWMQPSHRSANIFRSRLRREKILKVRRADSFFWVCMNDGRYCPPKVMGYIEKLGFHLASTIGHVKYDHHLVTTLDERWRPETHTFHFSMREATITLQDVEPDRSGTPILLSSIGAHVEMFLGAPPHSDIEAHNLSWSSTVLAYTYRGLCDSALMNEKDFIGCGLLLQVWAWERIVKIRASFGPGVVPPMLLLLAAKWSKPLRKTHVESNSLVAFKD